In the Harmonia axyridis chromosome 3, icHarAxyr1.1, whole genome shotgun sequence genome, one interval contains:
- the LOC123677048 gene encoding tropomodulin isoform X4 encodes MEFFQEWSETKTSSTTKTTTMTTPAKLYGKDLSEYEEIDVDDLLNKLTAEEINILAKEVDPDDSFLPPSQRCSYDCEKDPTGPLNRKQLIEHINKQAIETPDKPELKPYVPGVVRGKKWIPPPQPMKEQEADEQIAIDLGDEYEQALSSASQDEIIDLAAILGFHSMMNQDQYHASLLNKGQPVGLGWDGITKATKQKIFPMEPPNPNDPDETIQKVEDDEPKYIDLNWNNIKNISNEKFDKLFGALEKNTHLETLSLANTGMTDREAEKLAELLEKNDTIRVVNVETNLISPSGIVRLIKSLLKLKSVEEFRASNQRSQVLGNKIEMEITQLIEKNPTLLRLGLHLEYNDARHRIATHLQRNIDTTRRRRMGLLPRNYLVGYLK; translated from the exons ACGTCTTCAACAACCAAAACAACCACTATGACAACACCTGCCAAGTTATATGGTAAGGATTTAAGtgaatatgaagaaattgaTGTAGATGACCTTCTCAATAAGTTAACTGCAGAAGAAATAAACATTTTGGCCAAAGAAGTTGACCCTGAC GATTCCTTTTTGCCTCCTTCACAAAGATGTAGTTATGATTGTGAAAAAGATCCCACAGGTCCTTTGAATAGGAAACAATTGATTGAGCATATAAATAAACAGGCTATTGAAACTCCTGATAAACCTGAACTCAAACCTTATGTGCCAGGAGTTGTAAGGGGGAAGAAA TGGATACCACCTCCTCAACCAATGAAAGAACAAGAAGCTGATGAACAAATCGCCATTGATTTAGGAGATGAATATGAACAAGCTCTCTCAAGTGCCTCACAAGATGAAATTATTGATTTGGCCG CCATCCTTGGTTTCCATTCGATGATGAATCAAGATCAGTATCATGCATCTTTGTTGAACAAGGGGCAACCAGTTGGTTTGGGTTGGGATGGTATTACCAAagccacaaaacaaaaaatattcccaaTGGAACCTCCAAATCCAAATGACCCTGATGAGACAATACAGAAGGTAGAAGATGATGAACCAAAATACATTGATCTCAATTGGAACAACATTAAG aacaTATCAAATGAGAAATTTGATAAGCTCTTTGGTGCTTTGGAAAAGAATACCCATTTGGAAACATTGTCTTTAGCTAATACTGGAATGACTGACAGGGAAGCAGAGAAGTTAGCTGAattgttggagaaaaatgacACAATTAGAGTAGTTAATGTAGAAACTAACCTCATTTCACCAAGTGGTATTGTTAGGCTCATAAAATCATTATTGAAGTTGAaaagtgttgaagaattcaGAGCCTCAAATCAG AGGTCACAAGTTCTCGGCAACAAGATAGAAATGGAAATCACACAGCTCATTGAGAAGAACCCCACCTTACTTAGGTTGGGTTTGCATTTAGAATATAATGATGCCCGCCATCGTATCGCAACACATTTACAACGCAATATCGACACAA
- the LOC123677048 gene encoding tropomodulin-1 isoform X1: MAETVEESYETTVRRKVVRTSMKIEETSSTTKTTTMTTPAKLYGKDLSEYEEIDVDDLLNKLTAEEINILAKEVDPDDSFLPPSQRCSYDCEKDPTGPLNRKQLIEHINKQAIETPDKPELKPYVPGVVRGKKWIPPPQPMKEQEADEQIAIDLGDEYEQALSSASQDEIIDLAAILGFHSMMNQDQYHASLLNKGQPVGLGWDGITKATKQKIFPMEPPNPNDPDETIQKVEDDEPKYIDLNWNNIKNISNEKFDKLFGALEKNTHLETLSLANTGMTDREAEKLAELLEKNDTIRVVNVETNLISPSGIVRLIKSLLKLKSVEEFRASNQRSQVLGNKIEMEITQLIEKNPTLLRLGLHLEYNDARHRIATHLQRNIDTNRRMVKANYQITIDSTGKAIKIAQTA, translated from the exons ACGTCTTCAACAACCAAAACAACCACTATGACAACACCTGCCAAGTTATATGGTAAGGATTTAAGtgaatatgaagaaattgaTGTAGATGACCTTCTCAATAAGTTAACTGCAGAAGAAATAAACATTTTGGCCAAAGAAGTTGACCCTGAC GATTCCTTTTTGCCTCCTTCACAAAGATGTAGTTATGATTGTGAAAAAGATCCCACAGGTCCTTTGAATAGGAAACAATTGATTGAGCATATAAATAAACAGGCTATTGAAACTCCTGATAAACCTGAACTCAAACCTTATGTGCCAGGAGTTGTAAGGGGGAAGAAA TGGATACCACCTCCTCAACCAATGAAAGAACAAGAAGCTGATGAACAAATCGCCATTGATTTAGGAGATGAATATGAACAAGCTCTCTCAAGTGCCTCACAAGATGAAATTATTGATTTGGCCG CCATCCTTGGTTTCCATTCGATGATGAATCAAGATCAGTATCATGCATCTTTGTTGAACAAGGGGCAACCAGTTGGTTTGGGTTGGGATGGTATTACCAAagccacaaaacaaaaaatattcccaaTGGAACCTCCAAATCCAAATGACCCTGATGAGACAATACAGAAGGTAGAAGATGATGAACCAAAATACATTGATCTCAATTGGAACAACATTAAG aacaTATCAAATGAGAAATTTGATAAGCTCTTTGGTGCTTTGGAAAAGAATACCCATTTGGAAACATTGTCTTTAGCTAATACTGGAATGACTGACAGGGAAGCAGAGAAGTTAGCTGAattgttggagaaaaatgacACAATTAGAGTAGTTAATGTAGAAACTAACCTCATTTCACCAAGTGGTATTGTTAGGCTCATAAAATCATTATTGAAGTTGAaaagtgttgaagaattcaGAGCCTCAAATCAG AGGTCACAAGTTCTCGGCAACAAGATAGAAATGGAAATCACACAGCTCATTGAGAAGAACCCCACCTTACTTAGGTTGGGTTTGCATTTAGAATATAATGATGCCCGCCATCGTATCGCAACACATTTACAACGCAATATCGACACAA ATCGTCGAATGGTTAAAGCTAATTATCAAATAACAATTGATTCAACTGGGAAGGCAATTAAAATTGCGCAGACAGCGTAG
- the LOC123677048 gene encoding tropomodulin-1 isoform X3 — MAETVEESYETTVRRKVVRTSMKIEETSSTTKTTTMTTPAKLYGKDLSEYEEIDVDDLLNKLTAEEINILAKEVDPDDSFLPPSQRCSYDCEKDPTGPLNRKQLIEHINKQAIETPDKPELKPYVPGVVRGKKWIPPPQPMKEQEADEQIAIDLGDEYEQALSSASQDEIIDLAAILGFHSMMNQDQYHASLLNKGQPVGLGWDGITKATKQKIFPMEPPNPNDPDETIQKVEDDEPKYIDLNWNNIKNISNEKFDKLFGALEKNTHLETLSLANTGMTDREAEKLAELLEKNDTIRVVNVETNLISPSGIVRLIKSLLKLKSVEEFRASNQRSQVLGNKIEMEITQLIEKNPTLLRLGLHLEYNDARHRIATHLQRNIDTKRRLARLGATSS; from the exons ACGTCTTCAACAACCAAAACAACCACTATGACAACACCTGCCAAGTTATATGGTAAGGATTTAAGtgaatatgaagaaattgaTGTAGATGACCTTCTCAATAAGTTAACTGCAGAAGAAATAAACATTTTGGCCAAAGAAGTTGACCCTGAC GATTCCTTTTTGCCTCCTTCACAAAGATGTAGTTATGATTGTGAAAAAGATCCCACAGGTCCTTTGAATAGGAAACAATTGATTGAGCATATAAATAAACAGGCTATTGAAACTCCTGATAAACCTGAACTCAAACCTTATGTGCCAGGAGTTGTAAGGGGGAAGAAA TGGATACCACCTCCTCAACCAATGAAAGAACAAGAAGCTGATGAACAAATCGCCATTGATTTAGGAGATGAATATGAACAAGCTCTCTCAAGTGCCTCACAAGATGAAATTATTGATTTGGCCG CCATCCTTGGTTTCCATTCGATGATGAATCAAGATCAGTATCATGCATCTTTGTTGAACAAGGGGCAACCAGTTGGTTTGGGTTGGGATGGTATTACCAAagccacaaaacaaaaaatattcccaaTGGAACCTCCAAATCCAAATGACCCTGATGAGACAATACAGAAGGTAGAAGATGATGAACCAAAATACATTGATCTCAATTGGAACAACATTAAG aacaTATCAAATGAGAAATTTGATAAGCTCTTTGGTGCTTTGGAAAAGAATACCCATTTGGAAACATTGTCTTTAGCTAATACTGGAATGACTGACAGGGAAGCAGAGAAGTTAGCTGAattgttggagaaaaatgacACAATTAGAGTAGTTAATGTAGAAACTAACCTCATTTCACCAAGTGGTATTGTTAGGCTCATAAAATCATTATTGAAGTTGAaaagtgttgaagaattcaGAGCCTCAAATCAG AGGTCACAAGTTCTCGGCAACAAGATAGAAATGGAAATCACACAGCTCATTGAGAAGAACCCCACCTTACTTAGGTTGGGTTTGCATTTAGAATATAATGATGCCCGCCATCGTATCGCAACACATTTACAACGCAATATCGACACAA AAAGGCGACTTGCTCGGCTGGGGGCAACCAGCTCTTAA
- the LOC123677048 gene encoding tropomodulin isoform X5, translating to MDSFLPPSQRCSYDCEKDPTGPLNRKQLIEHINKQAIETPDKPELKPYVPGVVRGKKWIPPPQPMKEQEADEQIAIDLGDEYEQALSSASQDEIIDLAAILGFHSMMNQDQYHASLLNKGQPVGLGWDGITKATKQKIFPMEPPNPNDPDETIQKVEDDEPKYIDLNWNNIKNISNEKFDKLFGALEKNTHLETLSLANTGMTDREAEKLAELLEKNDTIRVVNVETNLISPSGIVRLIKSLLKLKSVEEFRASNQRSQVLGNKIEMEITQLIEKNPTLLRLGLHLEYNDARHRIATHLQRNIDTTRRRRMGLLPRNYLVGYLK from the exons ATG GATTCCTTTTTGCCTCCTTCACAAAGATGTAGTTATGATTGTGAAAAAGATCCCACAGGTCCTTTGAATAGGAAACAATTGATTGAGCATATAAATAAACAGGCTATTGAAACTCCTGATAAACCTGAACTCAAACCTTATGTGCCAGGAGTTGTAAGGGGGAAGAAA TGGATACCACCTCCTCAACCAATGAAAGAACAAGAAGCTGATGAACAAATCGCCATTGATTTAGGAGATGAATATGAACAAGCTCTCTCAAGTGCCTCACAAGATGAAATTATTGATTTGGCCG CCATCCTTGGTTTCCATTCGATGATGAATCAAGATCAGTATCATGCATCTTTGTTGAACAAGGGGCAACCAGTTGGTTTGGGTTGGGATGGTATTACCAAagccacaaaacaaaaaatattcccaaTGGAACCTCCAAATCCAAATGACCCTGATGAGACAATACAGAAGGTAGAAGATGATGAACCAAAATACATTGATCTCAATTGGAACAACATTAAG aacaTATCAAATGAGAAATTTGATAAGCTCTTTGGTGCTTTGGAAAAGAATACCCATTTGGAAACATTGTCTTTAGCTAATACTGGAATGACTGACAGGGAAGCAGAGAAGTTAGCTGAattgttggagaaaaatgacACAATTAGAGTAGTTAATGTAGAAACTAACCTCATTTCACCAAGTGGTATTGTTAGGCTCATAAAATCATTATTGAAGTTGAaaagtgttgaagaattcaGAGCCTCAAATCAG AGGTCACAAGTTCTCGGCAACAAGATAGAAATGGAAATCACACAGCTCATTGAGAAGAACCCCACCTTACTTAGGTTGGGTTTGCATTTAGAATATAATGATGCCCGCCATCGTATCGCAACACATTTACAACGCAATATCGACACAA